DNA sequence from the Raineyella sp. LH-20 genome:
CTTCCGCGTCGGCAACTCGGCGAACCTGGCGGCCCGTGCGGTCGCCCAGACCCGGCCGGGGCGCCCCGGGCCGTGGCCCAGCTTCGTCTACCTGCACGGCGATATCGGCGTCGGCGCGGCGATCCGGCTGGACGGGCGGGAGTTCCTCGGGGCCCACGGCTGGGCCGGGGAGATCGGCCACATGACGGTTGATCCGGCCGGTCCCGAGTGCCGCTGCGGTTCGCACGGGTGCCTCGAGCAGTATGTCGGCCGGCTCAGCCTGCTGCAGGCCGCGGGTCTGCCGCCGCGCGCCTCGATCCACACCTTGCTCACCAGGCTGGAGAGCGGGGAGCCGGCCGCGGCGCGGGCGGTGAACGCCGCCGGGCACGCGCTCGGGTCGGTCCTCTCCAGCGTTGTCAACCTGCTGGACCTGCCGACTCTGGTGCTCGGCGGTGACCTGGCCGTGATCGGTGGACATCTGCGTGGCCCGATCGCCGAGGAGATGCGGCACCGGCTGTTGTCCGACGCGTTGGCGGCTCCCGAAGTGGTGCTCGCTCCGGTGGGGACGGCGCCGGCGGCGACCGGTGCGGCGTACGAGGCCTTGGACCGGGTGATCCTCGACCCGGCGCGGTGGCTGCGCGGCGAGGGCCGGGAGGACGATCGGCCGGCCGGCGGCTCGGGTACGGTCACCGGTGGACGCGGGAACGACGTGACGGCGCCCACGATGGGGGGCGCGGACTCCGGCGCGTCGGTGTGGCGCTAGGCTCGGGCCATGCTGCTGTCGGACGGAGATATCGCCGCGGAGATCGCATCGGGCCAGATCCGTCTGGATCCCTATGATCCCGCGATGATCCAGCCGGCGAGCGTCGACGTACGCCTGGACAAGTTCTTCCGGATCTTCCAGAACCACCGCTATCCGAACATCGACCCCGCCGTCGAACAGGCCGAGCTGACCCGGCTGGTGGAGCCTGAGGGGCCCGACGAGCCGTTCATCCTGCATCCGGGTGAGTTCGTCCTCGCCTCGACGTACGAGGTGGTCACCCTCGGTACCACCCTCGCTGCCCGGTTGGAGGGCAAGTCGTCACTGGGGCGTCTCGGCCTGCTCACCCACTCCACGGCGGGCTTCGTCGATCCGGGGTTCAGTGGACACGTGACCCTCGAGCTGTCGAACGTCGCGACCCTGCCGATCAAGCTGTGGCCGGGCATGAAGATCGGACAGCTGTGCTTCTTCCGGCTGTCGTCGCCGGCGGTGGAGCCGTACGGCTCGAAGAAGTACGGATCGCGCTACCAGGGCCAGCGGGGGCCGACCCCGAGCCGCTCCTTCGTCAACTTCCACCGGACGCCGATCAGCTGATCGGCGTCACCGGGGCCCATTCCTTCGCCCGGCCGGTTCATTGACGGTGGCGGTTCATTGACGGTGGCGGTTCATTCGCGGTGGCGGATGGTGCCGTGGTTGATCAGGGGGTCAGCCGGAACCGGCAGTGGTGAGAAGTCCGACCCGAGTTGCGCCACTTTAGTGACCACCCTGGAGAGTATCGAGGATTTCTTGGGCATCGGGTGGGATGGCGGGCGGGATGGTGATGGTTTGGGTGCCGGTGTTGATGACCGCTGAGTGCAGGGGCCGCAGGATCTGCAGGAACTTCTTGACCGAGACACCGGTCCGGGCCTGGATCGTGCGGGCGATGGCGAGGGCGGCGAACACGACGGTGAGGTGGGCCTCGATCGAGTCGCGGGTGTGGTGGAAGATCGGGCGGGCGGCCAGGTCGGATTTGGCCATCCTGAACGACGCCTCGACGTGCCACAGGTCCCGATAGGCCGCGACGACCGCCGGCCCGTCCAGCGTCACGGCAGGGATGTTTGAGACGTACCCTTTGAAACCCGCGGCTGCGCGGGCGCGCTCGACCAGGGGCCAGTCCACGCCCTTGGTGGCGCCCTCGAGCTTGATGAAGCGGTGTTTTCCGATGGGTGCTTTGCCGGTGGCGATCTTCTCGGCGCGTTCGATCTGCTTATTCAGCGTTTGCTGGTCGCGCCGGGCCCTGGCGGCGAGGTAGTGCCAGACGACCCGGCGGTCGCGCCGGTCCTTCCCGACACCCATCGGGCGGGTGACCTCGAACGTCGCACCGTCGGCCAGGTAGTTGCCGTGGGCCTCGAAATGGTCCTCCAGCTCCGCGGGAGCCTTCGATTGCCGGGCGGCGACGATGAAGGAGAAGCCGGCGTCCTCCAGCGCGTTCAGGTTCGCCGCCGACAGCATGCCGGCGTCGGCGACCACGACCAGATCACTGACCTGGTGGCGGGCCTGGAACGCTTCGATGACGGGCAGGAGGGTGGTCGTCTCTGCTTTGTTGCCCTCGAAGACGTGCAGGTCGAGGGGAAAGCCGGAGGGGTCGACCAGTAGTCCGACGGTGATCTGCGGGTCGACGCGGCGTTCCTTGGACATGCCGACCTTGCGCAGCGAGTCCTCGTTCTCGGCCTCGAAGTACAGCGTGGTCACGTCATACATGACCAAGGCCACAGCACCATGGGCGCTGACGTGGCTCCAGCAGGCCGTCGCAAGCTGGTCGCGGTAGTCGCCCTTGTTGATCCGCGGCAGAGCCCGGGTGATCGTGCGCAGCGAGGCCGGCGTGATGCCCAGCCCCTCCAGGACCCGGATCGAATCGGCCTTGCTGGTCGGTTCCACGACCCTCGCCAGGACCAGCTGGCGGAAACACTCATCGGCCAGGACGTCGAACCCGAGGTGGTCGTAGACCCCGACGAGCGCTTCCCACAACACCGTGGAAGCGGTCGACTCGACCACTGCTTGGCCGGGCGGGCGACCCGCAGGCTCCCAGCCTAGATCGAGCTGGTCCTGGCCCAGCGCCAATCGTTCGCGGGCGACCTGCAACAGCAACTCGAGTTCGGCCTGGTCATGGGCCGAGCCGATGTGGTCGATACCGAGGCGCTGCTTACCGCGCTTGTGCACGATCTGGACCGCGGTCGCTCCGGACGCGGTCTTCACCTTCCGCACGAACGACCCCACCCCGACAGGCTACCGGGGCGACTTCTTAGTGCACACTTCCCGAGACGTAAGCCCTAGTCACCAGCACATCGGTCCTCAAAAACAGGCAGGGTGGCGCAAGTCGGGTCCGACGAAGGTGGTGCGGCCGAGTGGCCTGTGCCCCTCCACCTGGGCCAGGGCGTTCCGGGTGGAGGGGACATACGGATGGACCACCGGGGCTTGGTCAAGGTCCGCGATCGGTCCCGTCGCGCGGATCTCCCCGAAACGGTCACGATGGCGCCGGTGAACCTGTCAGGCTGGGTCTGCGTGCGTCGACAGGTAGACCAGGGTGATGGCGCCGCAGGCGGGCACGGTCAGCTGTTCTTCTGCTTGGGTGCCGACCTCCTCGTCGAGCCTGCTCATGTGTGCGATGTGGCCCTGGATTGTTGGTGTTTCCACCGTCACCGCGCTCCAGGTGGGGTTGAAGAAGCGCACGGCGTAGCCGCACCCCGACTCAGTCATCTTGACGGTGCTGAGCACGACGGAGGAGTCGAGCGTGAACAGTGAATAGCTGGGTGGGATCCGCTTACCGGTGGGGTTGAGCCGGAAGTCGTTGTACCTCTTGACCTGGAAGGTGCAGTCGTCGGTGTTCAGCAGGTGGGCGGCCTGGCTTGCCTGAAGAATGCCGTCCTCGCCGTCCACGAAACCGACGGCGAGATCGAATTCCACGTGCTGTTTGAGTTGTCCGTCGGGCGATGGCACCTTGATGCCGGAGGCGCGGCCCGGTCGACGCGTCAGGTCATCCTTGCCGATCTCGCCGTAGGACCGGTAGAGGGTGACGTTGAGCTCGTTGTGGGCGTCGCCGGACGCTTCGTACTCGCGCAACCCCTTGGTGGCGACGAAGGTGCCCATGGTGTCCTGCGTCAGCGCGCAGAAGCTGAGCATCGGGTAGATGGGGTCCGGTCGTTCGTGCCAGCCCAGTTCCTCGAAGCAGGAGGCCTCGGGGTGTTCCAGCTCGCGCCTGATGATGCCGAACTGGTTGTCGGCGATGGAATACTCAGGCTCCAGATCGGTGATGACCTTGAGACGGACCCGATGGTTCTCGGCATTGTTGTCGTGGCTGAGATGAAGGCGGGCGAAGCTTTCGGCATCCCGCAGCTCCACGGTTCCGGTGAAGACCGCTGCCACACTGAGGGCGCCACTTGCTCGCTCGTCGAGGTCTGCCGGTACCTTCCTTTCGGCACGGAACGCGAGCCGCTGGACCCCTTCGACGGCTGTCACCCCCTGCGGCTGGAAGACGAAGTCCTGCAGTACGAGGTCGTTGGGCGGCGGTGAGTAGTCGTAGCTGTCTCCCTCGTCGCCCGATTCTTCAAGCGTGGCGAGGACTTCAGACCCGTCGCCGCGGGTCAGCCGGATCCCGTCGGCCGTCACGTCGGCAGCCAGCATGTCGTTCCCGATGCGGGCGCCGAGCGGTCTGCGCGTTTCCACCACCGCCGCCGCGCGGCCAGGCACGATGCGATAGGTGGTGTAGCCCAGGCCGTCGAACGTCGCGTTGAAGGAGATCACCACCCGGAACATCGGGATGTGCTGGTTCAGGTGGGCGATCTGCCGGTCGAGCTTCTGGGCGTCGTACGCCTCGACGTCGACCACCGAGTACGGCACCTCGTTGCCGTCGACGTCGAGAAGAGCGAAGTCGCGGGTGCCGACGAACAGTTCCTGCTCCACCAGACGAACCGCGGGTGACGCGACGGCGTTGAAGACCAGGAGCAGGTCCTCATCGTCGCTCTTGTCGATGCTGCTGGCCATCAGGCGCAGGGTCATGTTGGTGTGGGCGTCGATGACCTCGCGGGCCTTGACGAACCGGTGCTTGATATCGGCGTTGACACGGTCGCTGTTGCAGCAGCCCATGCTGTCGTGAGCGTGGCACTGAAGGATAGTCCTCCACGCTTGGGCGACCAGCGATGGCGAGTAGTCGAACCCGAGCAGGCTCGCCACCGACAGCAACGGCTCCAATCTGTTCGTGAGCCCGGCTTCGGCCGCCGCGTTCGCCATCTTGATGTCCATGCGGGTCGAGTAGATCGAGCGATGCACCCGCATGTACTTGCCTTCGATGAACTCTCCCTCGTACACCTCGAGGCCATCGGCATCGGCGAACGTGTCGGCGATGTAGTCCTCGATCGTGCTGATGCGGTAGGAGTCGCCGCAGTTGGCCTTCTCCAGTCCGGCGAGCAGGGTCGGCAGATTCTTCTGGATCGGCATCTGGTCATGGCCGGCAGGCAGAAGGACATTGTCCGATGTCGAGTCGCACCCCAGGTGCGCCAGGATGTTCTGCATCCGTTCCTGAAGTACCTCGGGATCGGACTCGAGGTACTTGGCGACCTGATAGCCCATGGCGATGTTGGTGGCGTTGACCTGGCTGCCATCTGGGCTTCTCCACCGGAAGTTGACGTCCCGGGTGTGGCGTTCGGTCCTTCCACGCCAGAAGACGGCCGACTGGATGCCGAAGCCGTTCAACAGTTGCGGGATGCTCGCGCTCTGTCCGAACGAGTCCGGAATGTAGCCGGTTCTCATCGCCCCGCCGGCGCGTTCGGCGGTCTGCAGCCCATAGGTGAGGTTTCGGACCATCGACTCGGCCGAGACCACCTGGGAGTCGGTCTGCGTGAGCCAGGGCCCGAGCTTGAGCCGTCCCGCCGCGGCCAGCGCCCGGATGCGGTCGTGGTCCTGAGGTCGGGTCTTCAGGTAATCCTCGACCACGATGGCTTGGCCGTCGAGCACGAAGTAGCCGAAGTCCGGGTTGTCTTCCAGGTGGGTGAGGATTTCCTCCAGGTCGTGCATAAGCAGGGAGCGAGATTCTTCAATCGTGAAATACCACTCTCGATCCCAGTGGGTGTGGGGGACCACGTAGACCTTGTTGCCCATGATGTGCTTCTCCCTCAGATGCGTTCGGCGTGGGTCAGGACACTTTCGGGCTCGACCTCCTCGACGGCCCGATCGGGTCCGTGCTTGCGAACCTTCATGCGCTTGGTGACCACGATCCCCACCGTGGTGATAAGCAGACCCGCGACCAGCGCGGCAATCCAGTTGAGTGGGTGCTGGGTGATCGGGATGGTGATGACCGAACCGCCGGTCGACGGCAGTGACGAACCGCCGGTCAAGGAGATTGCAGCCGCGATCCCACCGCCGATCATGGACGGCGCGATGATGCGGATTGGGTCACGCAAGGCGAAGGGGATCGCCCCCTCGGTGATGCCGAACATGCCGAGCAACCAGACGCCCTTGGCGGTGTCGCGTTCGTCGTCGGTGAACCCCTTCGCCGCGAAGATGGAGGACAGCGCCACCGCGATCGGCGGGATGCACTTGGCAGCGGCGAACGCCGCATACGGTGCACCGTTGCCCTCGGCGAGCGCGTAGACAGCGAACAGGTAGCCCGACTTGTTGATCGGGCCGCCCATGTCGGTGCAGGCCACTGCGCCCAGCACGAGGCCGAGCACGATCAGGCTGCCACCCTGGAGGCCCTTGAGGAACGCGGTCAGGGCGGTCGTGACGGCAGCGGCCGGTCCGCCGAGCAGGAACAGCATCAGCGCGCCAATCACGAACGAGCCGATCAACGGGTAGAAGACCAGGGTCACGATGCCGGCGAATGACTGCGGGTAGGGGATCTTCTTCAAGTACTTGATCAGATAGCCGGCGGCCAAGCCGGCGATCACACCCCCGATGAATCCCGAGCCAACCGGATATACGTGGGCGTTCACGGCCGCGACCAGGCCTTCCACCGTGGTGGCCTTGCCTGCCGAGATCGAGGCGGCGATCCCGACCGGCACTCCTTGGGCGGCGATTCCGCCGACCAGGCCCGGAATCAGCGCGGCCTTGTCGGCGATGCCGTACGCGATGTAGGCGGCCAGCATCGGCACGAGCAGGACCATCAAGGATGCCCCCAACAGCCTGATCTGGTCCTGCGGCGTGCCCGCCGTGTTCGCGCCCGCCGGCCCGTAGATCAGTGTGGTGATCGACTGCAGCAGACCGCCTGCGACGACCAAGGGAATGATGGCTCTTCATAATCCGGGGTGTAGGTGGGGTCTGAATCCGCCGGCTTCGAGCAGGCAGCGGGCGATGTAGTTGGTGAGGTTGCGGAAGCCGAGGGCTGATCCTCGCAGGTGTTCCAGCCGACCATTGATGGCCTCGGTGGGGCCGTTGCTGGTGCCCGGGCGCTCGAAGTAGGCCAGGACGTCGGCGGCGCGCTTCTTCATCGTGCGGCCGAGGGTGATGATCTCGATCAGCGAACCGGGGACGCCGCTGCTGATGGCCTCGATCACGGCCTGCATACGGGTGCGGCCCTGGCCGGGGTCGGGGTCGCGGTAGGCCGCGATCATCCGCTGGTAGATGGCCCAGGTGGCCTCGACCTCGACGTGCTCATCGCCGGCGAACAGGGCCTGGATGCGTGTCTTCTGTTTGTCGGTGAGCAGGTCGATGCCGGTGTGCAGGGTCCGTCGGGCCGAGTAGAGCGGGTCGCCGGCCCGGCCGCGGTGACCGTGGAGGGCCTGCTGGACCCGGCGCCGGCAGGTATCGAGAGCCTCGGCGGCCAGGCGGACCACGTGGAAGGGATCCATCACGGCGATCGCGTCGGGCAGTTCCTCGCTGGTGGCGGTCTTGAACCCGCTGAAGCCGTCCATAGCGACAACCTCCACCCGGTCGCGCCAGTCCTGGTCCTGTTCGGCGAGCCAGGCCTTGAACGCCTGCTTGGAGCGGCCCTCGACCATGTCGAGCAGGCGAGCGGGACCAGTTCCGTCGCGGACCGGGGTGAGGTCGATGATCACGGTGACGTACTTGTCGCCGCGACGGGTGTGGCGCCACACGTGCTCATCGACCCCGATCGCCCGCACCCCGTCGAGGCGGGCCGGATCGGCGATCAGGACACGGCGTCCTTCGGCCAGGACCGCGGTATTCGCGGTGTTCCACGAGACCCTCAGTCCTTCGGCGACCCGTGCCATGGACAGGTGTTGGCAGACGATCCCGACCAGGGCCCACCGCAGTCCTGCACGGGAGATCTTGGCCCGCGGCTGGGCCGCCTTGGTGGTGTCCTGGCGCCACACGTGGCCACACTCGGTGCAGCGGTAGCGCCGAACGGTGACCAGCAGCGTGGTGGGGCGCCACCCGAACGGCTCGTGCGCCAACCGCCGCAGGACCGTATCGCGCGCCACGCCCTGACAGCCGCACCGCCCACACCAGTCGTCGGGCTCGACGACCCGGCAGGCCAGAACCGTGTGGTCGGACTTCAGGAGCTGGGCGGTGACTTCCAGGCCGAGGTCGTTCAGGCGAGTGAAGGTGGTCAGGTCGGGGCATGTGAAGGTAGCGTCAGGCACGTCGAGGTCTTCTGGATGGGCTGTGTGAGAACTCCCATCTTCGGAAGGCCTCGACCCCTCTCCGGCCCCGACGCGCCGCCCAGCCTCAAGCAGCCCCTACACCCTCAACTGCGAAGAGCCGGAATGATGTACGAGACCCCGGTCAAGATCCCCTTGTACATCTCGTGCCAGACGGTCTGCTTTTTCTTGCGCTCAATCTTGGCCATGGTTCACTTCACCGCCTCGACGACTTCGTCGATCACGCGAACCGACTTCTTGATGGCTTCCGACAGCGAGCATTCCAAGGTGGGTACGGGCTCGAACCGTTCAGCGCCGGCGATGCTGACATCGGACGCGATGATCACGGCGTCAGCGCGGGCGATGTCCTGGGCGGTGATTTCGTTCTCTCTGCCGGTGCACCCCTGGGTTTCCACCTTGATCTCGATGCCACGTTTCGCCGCGGCCTTGATGAGGTTTTCGCGCGCCATGTAGGTGTGCGCAACACCAGTTGGACATGAGGTTACTGCGACGATGAACATGTTATGCTCCTCGGGTTTGAAGGGCCGATCGGATGTCGGCTTCGGTTGTGGCATTGACCAGAGCGGTTCGGAAGCCGTCGTCCATGAGCGCAGCAGCAAAGGTCGACAGCATCTTCAGGTGGGTGGTTCCGGCTTCGCGCGCAGGAACGGCCAGCATCACGACCAGATTCGTGGTCTCGTCATCATCGGCGTCCCACAGGAACGGATCCGACAGCGTGGCGACCGCATAGGCGGCTGTCGAAACGACCTCGGACTTCCCATGCGGAATCGCCAAGCCCCGACCGACTCCGGTCGAGAACGACAGCTCGCGCGCCTGCAGATCCGCTATGAACCGTTCGAGATCGGTGACCTTCCCCGCCTCGACGAACAGGGCGGCCATGGAGCGGAGGATCTCGGTCTTCGTTCGGCCGGGCAACCTGATCCGGACCAGCCGGGAATCGTACAAGTCAGTGAGTTTCATGCGTCTGACCTCCTTTGGCTAGAACGCACTGGCACAGTCCTCCCGACAGGCGTCCCAGGCATGGTTTCGGAACTGCGGCCGGCGATAGGGTGCTGTGCTACGTCAACGTTGACCGTCAACGTTGACGTAGGATAGTGGATCATGGGCTGTAAGCGCTGTCAAGATGCCGTCGAAGTGACGTAGACGACGCGGCGCAGTGCGTCCATTGGTTGAGTCCGGTCCGTCGCCGACAGATGATGGGCCGCGTGGGGCGACGACAGCCGCCAGGGAGGATCTGAGCGTGGACAGCCACCAGGTTCCGGCCCGGCCGACGATGCGAGACATCGCCGACCAGGTCGGCTTGAGTATCAAGAGCGTGTCCCGGGTGCTCAATGGCGATCCGGGGGTGTCTGAAGCGAGGGCCGAAGAGGTGCGGGCGGTGGCCCGTGAGCTGGGGTTTCGCCGTAACGACCTGGCCCGCGGTCTGCGTCTGCACGTTGGCACCGAGACCATCGGTGTGGTGATTCGGCAGGCCTCCACCCGGTTCTACGACAGTTTGATCCGCGGCATCGATGAGGTGGCCGATCGCCACGGCGCGCTGGTGCTGACGGCGACAACGCCGGGTGTCGAACGCGAGCGGTCAGCGGTGCTCGCACTGTCCTCTCGGCGGGTTGACGGGCTGATCATCGTGCCTTCGAGCAGCGATCAGTCGTATCTGCGCGCCGAGGAAGCCACCGGGATGCCGATGGTCTTCGTCGACAGGCCGGCCAAGGGCATCAGCGCCGACACGGTGCTTGCCGACAACGCTTCCGGTGGCTACGCCGCCACCAAGCACTTGATCGCTCACGGGCATCGGCGCATCGGCGTGATCGGACCCGACCACTCGGCATTCGCGCCGAAGGAACGGGTACGTGGCTACCGTGACGCGTTGAAAGGGACGGCGCCGCTCGACGAGAACCTCATGCGTCTCGACGCCAAGGGCCAAGCGGGAGCCCGGCAAGCATGTGACCAACTGTTGGCGCTGCCGGACCCGCCGACCGCCCTGTTTGCGCTCAACAATGTCTGCACCATCGGAGTCGTCCGTGCCCTGCAAGCCGCGGGGCTGTCCCATCAGATCGCACTCGTCGGATTCGACGACTTCGACACCGCGGACCTGCTGAGCCCTCCGGTGAGTGTGATCACGCAAGAGGTGGAGGAGATGGGCCGAACGGCCGCAGAAATGGTGTTCGCGCGCATCAGCGGGGAACCGGCAGCCTCGGGCCCAACACGAACAATCCTGCCGACCCAGCTGATCATCCGCGGGTCGGGCGAGATCGAGCCTGGCGGGGTGACGGGGCGACGGCACAGCGCTTGAAGTGGCACCTACGACTTGCACACGTGCGACTTGCACACGTGCTCTGGGCGACGCGGCAGAGCAACGGTCAGACAGTCAATCGACCCCCCGATCGGATCGAGGGGTGGTGTCAGGATTCTTGATCGGCGCTCCTTCGGGCCCCGCCGGCGCCTCGAAACCCGCCGGCGCCCCGAACGCCGCCCGCCGGGTCACCCGGGCGAAGGCCCGCAGCAGCCCACGCCCGAAGGCCAGCACCAGGACCGCGGTCACCACGCCGCGCGGCAGGTCCCAGCCGAGCGACGTGGTCAGCCAGAACGCCGCATAGCGACTCACATTCGTCGCCAGCGGATCCCCGGCGACGTACGACAGGCCGGTGCCGTTGGTGGTGAACGGCCAGAACCACAGGTTCATCACCAGGCCGTACGCGAGGCCGGCGACCAGCCCGTAACCGGCCAGCAGCGCCAGCCGCACTGCGCCGATGGTGCCGCTGTGCTCGATGACGCCGTTGTGCCCGCCGGTGCCGCTCCCGACCGTGCCATGCCGTCCTCCTCCGGCGCCCGGCAGCAGACCGGCGAAGGCCCCCACCCAGCCCGCCGCGAACATCTGGAACGGCAGCCACGGCCCCACGCCGGCGGTGATCAGGCCGCCGGCGACGATGGCGAGTGCGCCGAGGACGAACCCGAATCCCGGTCCGAACGCGTAACCGGCGAGGACCAGCAGGAAGAAGCTCGGTTCCAGCCCCGCCACACCGGGCGAAATGGCCCGCAGTCCGGCGCCGACCGCGGTGAGCATGCCGAGCAGGGCGACGACCTTCGCATCCATCCCGCCCTCGGACAGCTGGGCCAGCACCACCCCCGCCAGCAGCGGCAGCACCAGCACGAACAGCCACGGCGCGTCCTGGGTGTGGCTCACCGCGCTCGCCCCGCCGGCCTGGACGACCGGCGTGAGGAACGGCCAGGCGAAGCCGAGCAGCCCGACCAGCGACGCGGCGACCAGCACCGCGACCGACCGGCGGCCGAGCGCCACCAGCGGACGCCGGGCCCCGCCCCGTCGAGCTTCGCCCGGGCGGGCCCCGCCCTGTCGAGCGTTGCCCTGGCCCCCGGTCATGCCGCCGCCCGGGCCGCGGTCACCTGGCCCACCGTCAGGTACGGGAGCGGGGCGAGCACCTTGGCGACCTGCGGAGCGAACATCGGGGAGCCGGTGACGACCCGCTGCGCCGGTCCGTCGGCCACCGCCTCCCCGTCGGCGAGCACGACGACCCGGTCGGCCACCGCCGCGACCACCTCGACATCGTGGGTGGACAGCAGGATCCCGTGCCCCTCGGCCGCCAGACGGGTCAGCTCGGCGCACAGCCGTTCCTTCGCGGCATAGTCCAGCCCCCGGGTCGGCTCGTCGAGGACCACCAGCGCGGGCGCCCCGCTGAGCACCACGGCCAGCGCCAGGCACATCCGCTGCCCTTCCGACAGGTCACGCGGGTGACGGTCGGCGGGGACATCGGGCGCGAGTTCCGCGAGCAGCGCCGCACAGGTGCCCGGCGGGACGGAGAAGTCCCGGTCGGCGGTGGCGCACTCCTCGGCGACGGTCGAGGCGTAGAGCAGGTCGGCCGGATCCTGGGGGACCATCCCGACGCGCCGTACCAACTCGTGTGGGGCGGCCCGGCGGGGCTCCAGACCGTCGACGTCGACCGACCCCGAGGTCGGGGCGATCAGCCCGGCGAGCACCGACAGCAGGGTGGACTTTCCGGCGCCGTTGCGGCCCATCAGCGCGCACACCTCGCCGGCCCGCGCGGTGAAGTCGAGACCCCGCAGGGCCTCCACCCGCCCGTACCGTACGGTCAGCCCGCTGGCAGCGGCCAGCGTCCGGCCGGGTGTGGCGGTGCCGGCGAGGCGCTGCGGCGGCAGGTCGGGGAGTTCGGCGCGGAGCGTACGGGCCCGTCGGCGGGCATCGCGGACGGACAGCGGCAGCGGCTCCCAGCCGGCGAGCCGGCCGAGCCGGACGATCGGCGGGACGACGGTGGCCTCAGCCATCACCTGATGCGGATCGCCGGAGCGGAGCAGCCGGCCGGCGGCGATCTCGGCGATCGTGTCGGCGTACTGGATGACCCGCTCCAGCCGGTGCTCGGCCATCAGGACGGTCATCCCGAGGTCGTCCACCAGCCGGCGGATCGCCGCGAGGACCTCCTCGGCGGCCTGCGGGTCGAGTGCCGAGGTCGGCTCGTCGAGGACCAGGACCCGTGGATGCGCGGTCAGCGCGGCGCCGATCGCGACGCGCTGCGCCTGCCCACCGGACAGCGCGGTGAGCGGGCGGCGGCGCAGGGCGGCCAGGCCGAGCAGGTCGAGGGTCTCCTCGACCCGGACCCGCATGGTCTGCGGCCCCACCCCGAGGGACTCCATGGTGTAGGCGAGTTCGTCCTCGACGGTGTCGGTGACGAACGTCGCGGCCGGGTCCTGGCCGACCAGGCCCACCACGTCGGCGAGGTCGCGGGGCTGCCACTGCGCAGTGTCCCGCCCGTCGAC
Encoded proteins:
- a CDS encoding ISL3 family transposase gives rise to the protein MPDATFTCPDLTTFTRLNDLGLEVTAQLLKSDHTVLACRVVEPDDWCGRCGCQGVARDTVLRRLAHEPFGWRPTTLLVTVRRYRCTECGHVWRQDTTKAAQPRAKISRAGLRWALVGIVCQHLSMARVAEGLRVSWNTANTAVLAEGRRVLIADPARLDGVRAIGVDEHVWRHTRRGDKYVTVIIDLTPVRDGTGPARLLDMVEGRSKQAFKAWLAEQDQDWRDRVEVVAMDGFSGFKTATSEELPDAIAVMDPFHVVRLAAEALDTCRRRVQQALHGHRGRAGDPLYSARRTLHTGIDLLTDKQKTRIQALFAGDEHVEVEATWAIYQRMIAAYRDPDPGQGRTRMQAVIEAISSGVPGSLIEIITLGRTMKKRAADVLAYFERPGTSNGPTEAINGRLEHLRGSALGFRNLTNYIARCLLEAGGFRPHLHPGL
- a CDS encoding PTS fructose transporter subunit IIB codes for the protein MFIVAVTSCPTGVAHTYMARENLIKAAAKRGIEIKVETQGCTGRENEITAQDIARADAVIIASDVSIAGAERFEPVPTLECSLSEAIKKSVRVIDEVVEAVK
- a CDS encoding PTS sugar transporter subunit IIA, whose product is MKLTDLYDSRLVRIRLPGRTKTEILRSMAALFVEAGKVTDLERFIADLQARELSFSTGVGRGLAIPHGKSEVVSTAAYAVATLSDPFLWDADDDETTNLVVMLAVPAREAGTTHLKMLSTFAAALMDDGFRTALVNATTEADIRSALQTRGA
- a CDS encoding LacI family DNA-binding transcriptional regulator, translating into MDSHQVPARPTMRDIADQVGLSIKSVSRVLNGDPGVSEARAEEVRAVARELGFRRNDLARGLRLHVGTETIGVVIRQASTRFYDSLIRGIDEVADRHGALVLTATTPGVERERSAVLALSSRRVDGLIIVPSSSDQSYLRAEEATGMPMVFVDRPAKGISADTVLADNASGGYAATKHLIAHGHRRIGVIGPDHSAFAPKERVRGYRDALKGTAPLDENLMRLDAKGQAGARQACDQLLALPDPPTALFALNNVCTIGVVRALQAAGLSHQIALVGFDDFDTADLLSPPVSVITQEVEEMGRTAAEMVFARISGEPAASGPTRTILPTQLIIRGSGEIEPGGVTGRRHSA
- a CDS encoding ECF transporter S component; the encoded protein is MTGGQGNARQGGARPGEARRGGARRPLVALGRRSVAVLVAASLVGLLGFAWPFLTPVVQAGGASAVSHTQDAPWLFVLVLPLLAGVVLAQLSEGGMDAKVVALLGMLTAVGAGLRAISPGVAGLEPSFFLLVLAGYAFGPGFGFVLGALAIVAGGLITAGVGPWLPFQMFAAGWVGAFAGLLPGAGGGRHGTVGSGTGGHNGVIEHSGTIGAVRLALLAGYGLVAGLAYGLVMNLWFWPFTTNGTGLSYVAGDPLATNVSRYAAFWLTTSLGWDLPRGVVTAVLVLAFGRGLLRAFARVTRRAAFGAPAGFEAPAGPEGAPIKNPDTTPRSDRGVD
- a CDS encoding ABC transporter ATP-binding protein translates to MIDFDHVSLRYAGAPALTLDDVDLHVEEGELALLVGPTGSGKSTLLRAANGLVPHFTGGLLSGRVRVDGRDTAQWQPRDLADVVGLVGQDPAATFVTDTVEDELAYTMESLGVGPQTMRVRVEETLDLLGLAALRRRPLTALSGGQAQRVAIGAALTAHPRVLVLDEPTSALDPQAAEEVLAAIRRLVDDLGMTVLMAEHRLERVIQYADTIAEIAAGRLLRSGDPHQVMAEATVVPPIVRLGRLAGWEPLPLSVRDARRRARTLRAELPDLPPQRLAGTATPGRTLAAASGLTVRYGRVEALRGLDFTARAGEVCALMGRNGAGKSTLLSVLAGLIAPTSGSVDVDGLEPRRAAPHELVRRVGMVPQDPADLLYASTVAEECATADRDFSVPPGTCAALLAELAPDVPADRHPRDLSEGQRMCLALAVVLSGAPALVVLDEPTRGLDYAAKERLCAELTRLAAEGHGILLSTHDVEVVAAVADRVVVLADGEAVADGPAQRVVTGSPMFAPQVAKVLAPLPYLTVGQVTAARAAA